The Cucumis melo cultivar AY chromosome 6, USDA_Cmelo_AY_1.0, whole genome shotgun sequence genome includes a region encoding these proteins:
- the LOC103496158 gene encoding protein disulfide-isomerase SCO2 isoform X1: MFAINPSSLFFPSNPTTPRQHSISPPSSFRLYGAATGDASPEPSISRLFNFPSLSATDATAGFRLGQDYDAGASSPAVDAPGRFGRGNGTVKVNAMEKKWSRDRESYLVDDSDVLPLPMAYPDSSPVSPDEIDRRLQCDPQVEDCKEVVYEWTGKCRSCQGSGYVSYYNKRGREITCKCIPCLGIGILLLLPSSFPSFLWEPTHSANCRVSCNVMFSGFY, from the exons ATGTTCGCCATTAATCCTTCTTCCCTTTTCTTCCCTTCCAATCCCACCACTCCACGTCAACATTCCATCTCTCCCCCATCCTCCTTCCGCCTCTACGGTGCCGCTACCGGAGACGCCTCCCCTGAACCCTCAATTTCCCGCCTCTTCaatttcccttctctttctGCCACCGACGCTACCGCCGGCTTTCGTCTTGGACAAGACTACGATGCCGGAGCTTCCTCCCCCGCTGTCGATGCACCGGGGAGGTTCGGCAGAGGAAATGGCACCGTCAAAGTGAACGCCATGGAGAAAAAATGGTCTCGTGATAGAGAGAGTTATTTAGTCGATGATAGCGACGTTCTCCCTCTTCCTATGGCTTATCCGGATTCTTCCCCTGTATCGCCGGATGAGATCGACCGTCGGCTTCAGTGCGATCCACAAGTGGAG GATTGTAAAGAAGTGGTGTATGAATGGACCGGGAAGTGTCGCAGTTGCCAAGGGTCTGGATATGTTAGCTATTATAACAAAAGGGGAAGAGAGATCACTTGCAAATGTATACCTTGCCTTGGAATTggtattcttcttcttcttccttcctccTTTCCATCTTTCCTATGGGAACCAACACATAGTGCAAATTGTAGGGTATCTTGCAATGTTATGTTCTCAGGGTTTTACTGA
- the LOC103496158 gene encoding protein disulfide-isomerase SCO2 isoform X2 — MFAINPSSLFFPSNPTTPRQHSISPPSSFRLYGAATGDASPEPSISRLFNFPSLSATDATAGFRLGQDYDAGASSPAVDAPGRFGRGNGTVKVNAMEKKWSRDRESYLVDDSDVLPLPMAYPDSSPVSPDEIDRRLQCDPQVEDCKEVVYEWTGKCRSCQGSGYVSYYNKRGREITCKCIPCLGIGYVQKITARKDIELMEDLDNDGKLL; from the exons ATGTTCGCCATTAATCCTTCTTCCCTTTTCTTCCCTTCCAATCCCACCACTCCACGTCAACATTCCATCTCTCCCCCATCCTCCTTCCGCCTCTACGGTGCCGCTACCGGAGACGCCTCCCCTGAACCCTCAATTTCCCGCCTCTTCaatttcccttctctttctGCCACCGACGCTACCGCCGGCTTTCGTCTTGGACAAGACTACGATGCCGGAGCTTCCTCCCCCGCTGTCGATGCACCGGGGAGGTTCGGCAGAGGAAATGGCACCGTCAAAGTGAACGCCATGGAGAAAAAATGGTCTCGTGATAGAGAGAGTTATTTAGTCGATGATAGCGACGTTCTCCCTCTTCCTATGGCTTATCCGGATTCTTCCCCTGTATCGCCGGATGAGATCGACCGTCGGCTTCAGTGCGATCCACAAGTGGAG GATTGTAAAGAAGTGGTGTATGAATGGACCGGGAAGTGTCGCAGTTGCCAAGGGTCTGGATATGTTAGCTATTATAACAAAAGGGGAAGAGAGATCACTTGCAAATGTATACCTTGCCTTGGAATTg GGTATGTTCAGAAGATAACGGCTCGGAAGGACATTGAACTAATGGAGGATTTGGATAATGATGGAAAACTATTGTGA